A portion of the Symphalangus syndactylus isolate Jambi chromosome 13, NHGRI_mSymSyn1-v2.1_pri, whole genome shotgun sequence genome contains these proteins:
- the CDC37 gene encoding hsp90 co-chaperone Cdc37 isoform X1, giving the protein MVDYSVWDHIEVSDDEDETHPNIDTASLFRWRHQARVERMEQFQKEKEELDRGCRECKRKVAECQRKLKELEVAEGGKAELERLQAEAQQLRKEERSWEQKLEEMRKKEKSMPWNVDTLSKDGFSKAHAHAPATLMLMASSPPPPWMGWALRPRPARPRSRRSAALPQPTPPLTLPQSMVNTKPEKTEEDSEEVREQKHKTFVEKYEKQIKHFGMLRRWDDSQKYLSDNVHLVCEETANYLVIWCIDLEVEEKCALMEQVAHQTIVMQFILELAKSLKVDPRACFRQFFTKIKTADRQYMEGFNDELEAFKERVRGRAKLRIEKAMKEYEEEERKKRLGPGGLDPVEVYESLPEELQKCFDVKDVQMLQDAISKMDPTDAKYHMQRCIDSGLWVPNSKASEAKEGEEAGPGDPLLEAVPKTGDEKDVSV; this is encoded by the exons GCCCGGGTGGAGCGCATGGAGCAGttccagaaggagaaggaggaactgGACAGGGGCTGCCGCGAGTGCAAGCGCAAGGTGGCCGAGTGCCAGAGGAAGCTGAAGGAGCTGGAGGTGGCAGAGGGCGGCAAGGCAGAGCTGGAGCGGCTGCAGGCCGAGGCACAGCAGCTGCGCAAGGAGGAGCGGAGTTGGGAACAGAAGCTGGAGGAGATGCGCAAGAAGGAGAAGAGCATGCCCTGGAACGTGGACACGCTCAGCAAAGACGGCTTCAGCAAG GCCCATGCCCACGCTCCCGCCACCTTGATGCTCATGGCTTCGTCACCACCTCCGCCGTGGATGGGATGGGCGCTGCGGCCACGGCCCGCCCGGCCGCGCTCCAGGCGCTCCGCAGCCTTGCCCCAGCCCACTCCCCCTCTCACCCTACCACAGAGCATGGTCAACACCAAGCCCGAGAAGACGGAGGAGGACTCAGAGGAGGTGAGGGAGCAGAAACACAAGACCTTCGTGGAAAAATACGAGAAACAGATCAAGCACTTCG GCATGCTCCGCCGCTGGGATGACAGCCAAAAGTACCTGTCAGACAACGTCCACCTGGTGTGCGAGGAGACAGCCAATTACCTGGTCATTTGGTGCATCGACctagaggtggaggag AAATGCGCACTCATGGAGCAGGTGGCCCACCAGACAATCGTCATGCAATTTATCCTGGAGCTGGCCAAAAGCCTGAAGGTGGACCCCCGGGCCTGCTTCCGGCAGTTCTTCACTAAGATTAAG ACAGCCGATCGCCAGTACATGGAGGGCTTCAATGACGAGCTGGAAGCCTTCAAGGAGCGTGTGCGGGGCCGTGCCAAGCTTCGCATCGAGAAGGCCATGAAGGAGTACGAGGAGGAGGAGCGCAAGAAGCGGCTCGGCCCCGGCGGCCTGGACCCTGTCGAGGTCTACGAGTCCCTCCCCGAG GAACTCCAGAAGTGCTTCGATGTGAAGGACGTGCAGATGCTGCAAGACGCCATCAGCAAGATGGACCCCACC GACGCAAAGTACCACATGCAGCGCTGCATTGACTCTGGCCTCTGGGTCCCCAACTCTAAGGCCAgcgaggccaaggagggagaggaggcaggTCCTGGGGACCCACTGCTGGAAGCTGTTCCCAAGACGGGCGATGAGAAGGATGTCAGTGTGTGA
- the CDC37 gene encoding hsp90 co-chaperone Cdc37 isoform X2, producing MVDYSVWDHIEVSDDEDETHPNIDTASLFRWRHQARVERMEQFQKEKEELDRGCRECKRKVAECQRKLKELEVAEGGKAELERLQAEAQQLRKEERSWEQKLEEMRKKEKSMPWNVDTLSKDGFSKSMVNTKPEKTEEDSEEVREQKHKTFVEKYEKQIKHFGMLRRWDDSQKYLSDNVHLVCEETANYLVIWCIDLEVEEKCALMEQVAHQTIVMQFILELAKSLKVDPRACFRQFFTKIKTADRQYMEGFNDELEAFKERVRGRAKLRIEKAMKEYEEEERKKRLGPGGLDPVEVYESLPEELQKCFDVKDVQMLQDAISKMDPTDAKYHMQRCIDSGLWVPNSKASEAKEGEEAGPGDPLLEAVPKTGDEKDVSV from the exons GCCCGGGTGGAGCGCATGGAGCAGttccagaaggagaaggaggaactgGACAGGGGCTGCCGCGAGTGCAAGCGCAAGGTGGCCGAGTGCCAGAGGAAGCTGAAGGAGCTGGAGGTGGCAGAGGGCGGCAAGGCAGAGCTGGAGCGGCTGCAGGCCGAGGCACAGCAGCTGCGCAAGGAGGAGCGGAGTTGGGAACAGAAGCTGGAGGAGATGCGCAAGAAGGAGAAGAGCATGCCCTGGAACGTGGACACGCTCAGCAAAGACGGCTTCAGCAAG AGCATGGTCAACACCAAGCCCGAGAAGACGGAGGAGGACTCAGAGGAGGTGAGGGAGCAGAAACACAAGACCTTCGTGGAAAAATACGAGAAACAGATCAAGCACTTCG GCATGCTCCGCCGCTGGGATGACAGCCAAAAGTACCTGTCAGACAACGTCCACCTGGTGTGCGAGGAGACAGCCAATTACCTGGTCATTTGGTGCATCGACctagaggtggaggag AAATGCGCACTCATGGAGCAGGTGGCCCACCAGACAATCGTCATGCAATTTATCCTGGAGCTGGCCAAAAGCCTGAAGGTGGACCCCCGGGCCTGCTTCCGGCAGTTCTTCACTAAGATTAAG ACAGCCGATCGCCAGTACATGGAGGGCTTCAATGACGAGCTGGAAGCCTTCAAGGAGCGTGTGCGGGGCCGTGCCAAGCTTCGCATCGAGAAGGCCATGAAGGAGTACGAGGAGGAGGAGCGCAAGAAGCGGCTCGGCCCCGGCGGCCTGGACCCTGTCGAGGTCTACGAGTCCCTCCCCGAG GAACTCCAGAAGTGCTTCGATGTGAAGGACGTGCAGATGCTGCAAGACGCCATCAGCAAGATGGACCCCACC GACGCAAAGTACCACATGCAGCGCTGCATTGACTCTGGCCTCTGGGTCCCCAACTCTAAGGCCAgcgaggccaaggagggagaggaggcaggTCCTGGGGACCCACTGCTGGAAGCTGTTCCCAAGACGGGCGATGAGAAGGATGTCAGTGTGTGA